One window from the genome of Balearica regulorum gibbericeps isolate bBalReg1 chromosome 18, bBalReg1.pri, whole genome shotgun sequence encodes:
- the MYCBPAP gene encoding MYCBP-associated protein isoform X3 encodes MPRVSRSQSQLERLADKKEKTHELSSSTIAEEPEPVSCVLQGDDIQALAIKVEDLEKLHAPRLPHDAGRIPVRRKYLVRKYQPKETKKTAHLLVAYPAFPKAPREPLTFSGPGLFGDGCEKILPHHILGSLQEFKMEALARGNNQIADFIEVSHQDITAAALKEEYGEEKKKKVPQSPLAEHKALQNWHRNMAIRKKQERYLGEILQRPENELLMSVSEDYRQIQEERDLIDRSLPALFPGKGYRRGSEFWSQPEHIGDELTGLTMTLTQRERGYPEPVTHVGKPHTVWRETGLKSPKRIPFHLTWDKSLFLKHRRQELKSILEELDFYKPDLDGLEVIGKGQPFTSVSTEPFPHSTTSEESETLDSVRDYPDAVPEAVLGPSLDFCGQPARWINCTTSCRDEIGIAARLTFETLAGEKAESSLTVSNDGTAAIWYNWMRLPQQIPSRETEGKRMQCFYFDTRPGVILPGETRKFSFLFKSERAGIFSESWEFRTHPLLLGGALLQVTLWGISVYEDKLADLREKLESDLAAQEGATIVEESLKELLVRIRTPERTPSPVGACATEEELFHQKNPKLHYQHRVVKQLHELWRQHMTVPSAFEEKVPSGQKSTVEDVQCLESTSEALPAQSSATEVPAWKNTLKEAPSQMMNVEDEEPGPSGWNLSFDDFKQAIKSIPEEEQREAALAQLNEAALELCVEQRPAQSDLLYQTCLQLWRETIDGLVSHSLKLRSLLGLPEKDTYVDVVPEEAVEVKQPAKGGKEDRITIKKEESRSFGRKDKEGKKRTTKTAGKEEHPSSRKLKVRDEKKLKSSTSSQEVKEGAQPMEAVATDGVEPPQEQVDPVLFGTYQEKLYIEVYGLLDSMVSKMVSLFEELKKKGALKWESEALCN; translated from the exons ATGCCACGCGTGTCGAGGAGCCAGTCCCAGCTGGAGAGACTTGCAG acaagaaagaaaagacacatGAACTGTCCTCCTCAACAATTGCAGAAGAGCCTGAGCCTGTTTCATGTGTCCTGCAAGGAGATGACATCCAGGCACTTGCAATTAAGGTGGAGGACCTGGagaaa ctcCATGCTCCACGCCTTCCCCATGATGCTGGGAGAATTCCAGTTAGGAGGAAATACCTCGTTCGAAAATATCAACCCAAAGAGACAAAGAAGACGGCACATCTCCTTGTAGCATATCCTGCTTTCCCAAAGGCACCCAGGGAACCGCTGACTTTTTCTG GACCAGGACTGTTTGGTGATGGCTGTGAAAAGATTCTCCCCCATCATATTTTGGGAAGTCTCCAGGAGTTCAAGATGGAAGCCTTGGCCAGAGGAAACAATCAG aTAGCAGATTTTATTGAGGTTTCTCATCAAGATATTACTGCAGCAGCTTTAAAAGAGGAgtatggagaagagaagaagaaaaaggttccTCAGAGTCCCCTAGCAGAGCACAAAGCTCTTCAGAACTGGCACCGTAATATGGCAATCaggaaaaagcaggagagaTATTTAGGAG AAATTCTTCAGAGGCCAGAGAATGAATTGCTGATGAGCGTCTCGGAGGATTACAGGCAAATCCAGGAAGAACGTGACCTCATTGACCGGAGTCTCCCTGCCCTGTTTCCTGGAAAG GGCTACCGAAGAGGAAGCGAGTTCTGGAGCCAGCCTGAGCATATTGGAGATGAGCTCACTGGCCTGACGATGACGCTGACTCAGAGAGAACGTGGCTACCCAGAGCCAGTCACTCATGTGGGGAAACCCCACACTGTCTGGAGGGAAACGG GTCTGAAGTCTCCAAAGAGGATCCCTTTCCATCTAACCTGGGATAAGAGTCTTTTCCTGAAACATCGACGGCAGGAGCTGAAGTCTATCCTAGAGGAGCTAGATTTTTATAAGCCG GATCTGGATGGACTGGAGGTGATCGGTAAAGGACAGCCTTTCACGTCTGTCTCAACAGAGCCTTTTCCACATTCCACCACTTCTGAAGAGTCTGAGACCCT tGACTCCGTAAGGGACTACCCCGATGCGGTTCCAGAAGCAGTACTGGGTCCATCTTTAGATTTCTGTGGCCAGCCTGCTCGTTGGATCAACTGCACCACTTCTTGCAGG GATGAAATTGGCATTGCTGCCCGGCTCACCTTTGAGACTTTGGCTGGTGAGAAAGCTGAAAGCTCCCTGACGGTGAGCAATGATGGCACAGCTGCCATCTGGTATAACTGGATGAGGCTCCCCCAGCAGATCCCCTCCAGAGAAACTGAGGGGAAGAGGATGCAGTGTTTTTACTTTGATACCAGACCAG gTGTAATTTTGCCTGGGGAAACTAggaagttttcctttcttttcaagtcAGAAAGAGCAGGCATTTTCAGCGAGTCCTGGGAATTTAGGACACATCCTCTATTATTAGgaggagctctgctgcaggtGACCCTTTGGGGAATTTCTGTGTACGAGGATAAATTGGCTGACCTCCGAGAGAAACTGGAG AGTGACCTGGCTGCTCAAGAAGGTGCTACGATAGTAGAAGAGAGTCTGAAAGAACTTCTTGTCCGAATTCGCACCCCAGAGCGCACTCCATCTCCTGTGGGTGCCTGTGCAACCGAGGAAGAGTTATTCCACCAGAAGAATCCCAAG TTGCATTATCAGCATCGTGTGGTAAAGCAGCTGCATGAACTATGGAGACAGCACATGACTGTTCCTTCAGCCTTTGAGGAGAAGGTGCCCTCGGGCCAGAAGAGCACTGTGGAGGACGTGCAGTGCCTGGAGAGTACCTCGGAGGCTCTCCCCGCTCAGAGCAGCGCCACAGAGGTGCCAGCTTGGAAGAACACACTCAAGGAGGCTCCAAGTCAAATGATGAATGTGGAGGATGAAGAACCAGGCCCATCAGGGTGGAACCTCTCCTTCGACGACTTTAAGCAG GCTATAAAGTCAATCCCCGAGGAGGAGCAGCGAGAAGCAGCACTGGCCCAGCTCAATGAGGCAGCACTGGAGCTGTGTGTTGAACAGAGGCCGGCTCAGTCAGACCTTTTATATCAAACCTG TCTCCAGCTGTGGCGTGAAACAATTGATGGTCTGGTGAGTCACTCTCTGAAGCTGAGATCCCTGCTTGGCTTGCCTGAGAAGGACACCTATGTAGACGTTGTTCCAGAGGAAGCAG TGGAAGTAAAGCAACctgcaaaaggaggaaaggaagacagaatAACCATTAAGAAAGAAGAGAGTAGGTCATTTGGTCGTAAGGataaagaaggcaaaaaaagaacaacaaagacGGCAGGGAAAGAG GAACATCCAAGCAGCAGAAAGTTAAAAGTAAGAGatgagaaaaagctgaaatcttCCACTTCATCGCAGGAGGTGAAAGAGGGAGCACAGCCCATGGAAGCTGTAGCTACAGATGGAGTAGAACCTCCTCAGGAGCAGGTGGACCCTGTTCTGTTTGGGACATACCAGGAAAAACTTTATATTGAA GTTTACGGGCTGCTGGATTCAATGGTGAGCAAAATGGTTTCTTTATTTGaggaactaaagaaaaaaggtgcTCTAAAGTGGGAGAGCGAAGCCCTTTGTAACTAG
- the RSAD1 gene encoding radical S-adenosyl methionine domain-containing protein 1, mitochondrial isoform X1, with product MAARGWWPVAAIAAARPGGGGPGRGSGSGPASEPAPGPVPEPAAPATAALYVHWPYCRKRCSYCNFNKYVVPAVDEAAVRACLVRETRTLLRLSQVQSITSVFFGGGTPSLASPRTIAAVLEAVAGAAHLPDGAEVTLEANPSSAGTPRLAGFRAAGVNRLSIGVQSLDDAELWLLGREHTAAEAREAVEAARGLFPGRTSIDLLFGLPGQSRGAWARGLEAALGLCDDHVSLYQLTLERGTVLAAQVWGGALPTPPQDLLADMYQAACATLVATGFRHYEVSNFARKGALSTHNLSYWRAEQYIGVGPGAHGRFVPWGEGGHSREARVQTLEPDAWMREVRSRGHGTRRRMVLSPLEQLEEVLALGLRTDEGVTQERWGRFSPHLSLEAVFGAPGEAKDLQQQGWLVLDGSGLRCTGEGLGLLDSLLPDLLCQLQHRWALPAAPAHPAQGPAPGCGSGAPRRSPTGDRAGGEAAGLTGVVSGGSGE from the exons ATGGCGGCGCGGGGGTGGTGGCCGGTGGCGGCGATCGCTgcggcgcggcccggcgggggcggcccgggACGGGGTTCGGGATCGGGTCCTGCCTCGGAACCGGCCCCGGGGCCGGTCCCGGAACCGGCCGCTCCCGCCACCGCCGCGCTCTACGTGCAC TGGCCCTACTGCCGCAAGCGCTGCTCCTACTGCAACTTCAACAAGTACGTGGTGCCGGCGGTGGACGAGGCGGCCGTGCGCGCCTGCCTGGTGCGGGAGACACGCACCCTGCTCCGCCTCAGCCAGGTGCAGAG CATCACCTCCGTCTTCTTTGGCgggggcacccccagcctggccagccCCCGCACCATCGCCGCCGTGCTGGAGGCTGTCGCGGGGGCTGCCCACCTCCCCGACGGCGCCGAGGTCACGCTGGAGGCCAACCCCAGCTCCGCTGGCACACCGCGCCTCGCTGGCTTCAGGGCCGCTGGCGTGAACCGCCTCTCCATCGGTGTTCAG TCGCTGGACGACGCcgagctgtggctgctgggcCGGGAGCACACGGCGGCGGAGGCGCGAGAGGCCGTGGAGGCGGCACGGGGGCTCTTCCCTGGCCGAACCTCCATCGACCTCCTCTTcgggctgccagggcagagccggGGCGCCTGGGCCCGGGGGCTGGAGGCGGCACTGGGGCTCTGCGATGACCACGTCTCCCTGTACCAGCTGACGCTGGAGCGGGGCACGGTGCTGGCGGCACAGGTCTGGGGGGGGGCCCTGCCCACGCCCCCCCAGGACCTCCTGGCCGACATGTACCAGGCTGCCTGTGCAACGCTGGTGGCCACTGGCTTCCGGCACTACGAGGTCTCCAATTTTGCAAGGAAG GGCGCCCTCAGCACCCACAACCTCTCATACTGGCGGGCTGAGCAGTACATCGGCGTGGGGCCAG GGGCGCACGGGCGGTTTGTGCCGTGGGGCGAGGGTGGCCACAGCCGAGAAGCCCGTGTTCAGACGCTGGAGCCCGATGCCTGGATGCGGGAGGTGCGGAGCCGGGGGCATGGCACCAGGAGACGGATGGTGCTGAGCCCGCTGGAGCA GCTGGAGGAGGTGCTCGCCCTGGGACTGCGCACGGACGAGGGGGTCACGCAGGAG CGCTGGGGGCGCTTCTCCCCTCACCTCAGCCTGGAGGCCGTGTTCGGGGCACCGGGGGAGGCGAAAGATCtacagcagcagggctggctggtcCTGGACGGCAG TGGCCTGCGGTGCACGGGGGAGGGCCTGGGCCTGCTGGACTCCCTGCTGCCCGacctgctctgccagctgcagcaccgCTGGGCCCTGCCAGCCGCCCCGGCGCACCCTGCCCAGGGACCTGCGCCCGGCTGCGGCAGCGGGGCCCCGAGAAGGAGCCCGACGGGGGACAGGGCCGGTGGCGAGGCTGCGGGGCTCACGGGGGTTGTGAGTGGCGGCAGTggggaataa
- the MYCBPAP gene encoding MYCBP-associated protein isoform X2 has translation MPRVSRSQSQLERLADKKEKTHELSSSTIAEEPEPVSCVLQGDDIQALAIKVEDLEKLHAPRLPHDAGRIPVRRKYLVRKYQPKETKKTAHLLVAYPAFPKAPREPLTFSGPGLFGDGCEKILPHHILGSLQEFKMEALARGNNQIADFIEVSHQDITAAALKEEYGEEKKKKVPQSPLAEHKALQNWHRNMAIRKKQERYLGEILQRPENELLMSVSEDYRQIQEERDLIDRSLPALFPGKGYRRGSEFWSQPEHIGDELTGLTMTLTQRERGYPEPVTHVGKPHTVWRETGLKSPKRIPFHLTWDKSLFLKHRRQELKSILEELDFYKPDLDGLEVIGKGQPFTSVSTEPFPHSTTSEESETLDSVRDYPDAVPEAVLGPSLDFCGQPARWINCTTSCRDEIGIAARLTFETLAGEKAESSLTVSNDGTAAIWYNWMRLPQQIPSRETEGKRMQCFYFDTRPGVILPGETRKFSFLFKSERAGIFSESWEFRTHPLLLGGALLQVTLWGISVYEDKLADLREKLESDLAAQEGATIVEESLKELLVRIRTPERTPSPVGACATEEELFHQKNPKLHYQHRVVKQLHELWRQHMTVPSAFEEKVPSGQKSTVEDVQCLESTSEALPAQSSATEVPAWKNTLKEAPSQMMNVEDEEPGPSGWNLSFDDFKQAIKSIPEEEQREAALAQLNEAALELCVEQRPAQSDLLYQTCLQLWRETIDGLVSHSLKLRSLLGLPEKDTYVDVVPEEAVEVKQPAKGGKEDRITIKKEESRSFGRKDKEGKKRTTKTAGKEVCEHPSSRKLKVRDEKKLKSSTSSQEVKEGAQPMEAVATDGVEPPQEQVDPVLFGTYQEKLYIEVYGLLDSMVSKMVSLFEELKKKGALKWESEALCN, from the exons ATGCCACGCGTGTCGAGGAGCCAGTCCCAGCTGGAGAGACTTGCAG acaagaaagaaaagacacatGAACTGTCCTCCTCAACAATTGCAGAAGAGCCTGAGCCTGTTTCATGTGTCCTGCAAGGAGATGACATCCAGGCACTTGCAATTAAGGTGGAGGACCTGGagaaa ctcCATGCTCCACGCCTTCCCCATGATGCTGGGAGAATTCCAGTTAGGAGGAAATACCTCGTTCGAAAATATCAACCCAAAGAGACAAAGAAGACGGCACATCTCCTTGTAGCATATCCTGCTTTCCCAAAGGCACCCAGGGAACCGCTGACTTTTTCTG GACCAGGACTGTTTGGTGATGGCTGTGAAAAGATTCTCCCCCATCATATTTTGGGAAGTCTCCAGGAGTTCAAGATGGAAGCCTTGGCCAGAGGAAACAATCAG aTAGCAGATTTTATTGAGGTTTCTCATCAAGATATTACTGCAGCAGCTTTAAAAGAGGAgtatggagaagagaagaagaaaaaggttccTCAGAGTCCCCTAGCAGAGCACAAAGCTCTTCAGAACTGGCACCGTAATATGGCAATCaggaaaaagcaggagagaTATTTAGGAG AAATTCTTCAGAGGCCAGAGAATGAATTGCTGATGAGCGTCTCGGAGGATTACAGGCAAATCCAGGAAGAACGTGACCTCATTGACCGGAGTCTCCCTGCCCTGTTTCCTGGAAAG GGCTACCGAAGAGGAAGCGAGTTCTGGAGCCAGCCTGAGCATATTGGAGATGAGCTCACTGGCCTGACGATGACGCTGACTCAGAGAGAACGTGGCTACCCAGAGCCAGTCACTCATGTGGGGAAACCCCACACTGTCTGGAGGGAAACGG GTCTGAAGTCTCCAAAGAGGATCCCTTTCCATCTAACCTGGGATAAGAGTCTTTTCCTGAAACATCGACGGCAGGAGCTGAAGTCTATCCTAGAGGAGCTAGATTTTTATAAGCCG GATCTGGATGGACTGGAGGTGATCGGTAAAGGACAGCCTTTCACGTCTGTCTCAACAGAGCCTTTTCCACATTCCACCACTTCTGAAGAGTCTGAGACCCT tGACTCCGTAAGGGACTACCCCGATGCGGTTCCAGAAGCAGTACTGGGTCCATCTTTAGATTTCTGTGGCCAGCCTGCTCGTTGGATCAACTGCACCACTTCTTGCAGG GATGAAATTGGCATTGCTGCCCGGCTCACCTTTGAGACTTTGGCTGGTGAGAAAGCTGAAAGCTCCCTGACGGTGAGCAATGATGGCACAGCTGCCATCTGGTATAACTGGATGAGGCTCCCCCAGCAGATCCCCTCCAGAGAAACTGAGGGGAAGAGGATGCAGTGTTTTTACTTTGATACCAGACCAG gTGTAATTTTGCCTGGGGAAACTAggaagttttcctttcttttcaagtcAGAAAGAGCAGGCATTTTCAGCGAGTCCTGGGAATTTAGGACACATCCTCTATTATTAGgaggagctctgctgcaggtGACCCTTTGGGGAATTTCTGTGTACGAGGATAAATTGGCTGACCTCCGAGAGAAACTGGAG AGTGACCTGGCTGCTCAAGAAGGTGCTACGATAGTAGAAGAGAGTCTGAAAGAACTTCTTGTCCGAATTCGCACCCCAGAGCGCACTCCATCTCCTGTGGGTGCCTGTGCAACCGAGGAAGAGTTATTCCACCAGAAGAATCCCAAG TTGCATTATCAGCATCGTGTGGTAAAGCAGCTGCATGAACTATGGAGACAGCACATGACTGTTCCTTCAGCCTTTGAGGAGAAGGTGCCCTCGGGCCAGAAGAGCACTGTGGAGGACGTGCAGTGCCTGGAGAGTACCTCGGAGGCTCTCCCCGCTCAGAGCAGCGCCACAGAGGTGCCAGCTTGGAAGAACACACTCAAGGAGGCTCCAAGTCAAATGATGAATGTGGAGGATGAAGAACCAGGCCCATCAGGGTGGAACCTCTCCTTCGACGACTTTAAGCAG GCTATAAAGTCAATCCCCGAGGAGGAGCAGCGAGAAGCAGCACTGGCCCAGCTCAATGAGGCAGCACTGGAGCTGTGTGTTGAACAGAGGCCGGCTCAGTCAGACCTTTTATATCAAACCTG TCTCCAGCTGTGGCGTGAAACAATTGATGGTCTGGTGAGTCACTCTCTGAAGCTGAGATCCCTGCTTGGCTTGCCTGAGAAGGACACCTATGTAGACGTTGTTCCAGAGGAAGCAG TGGAAGTAAAGCAACctgcaaaaggaggaaaggaagacagaatAACCATTAAGAAAGAAGAGAGTAGGTCATTTGGTCGTAAGGataaagaaggcaaaaaaagaacaacaaagacGGCAGGGAAAGAGGTATGT GAACATCCAAGCAGCAGAAAGTTAAAAGTAAGAGatgagaaaaagctgaaatcttCCACTTCATCGCAGGAGGTGAAAGAGGGAGCACAGCCCATGGAAGCTGTAGCTACAGATGGAGTAGAACCTCCTCAGGAGCAGGTGGACCCTGTTCTGTTTGGGACATACCAGGAAAAACTTTATATTGAA GTTTACGGGCTGCTGGATTCAATGGTGAGCAAAATGGTTTCTTTATTTGaggaactaaagaaaaaaggtgcTCTAAAGTGGGAGAGCGAAGCCCTTTGTAACTAG
- the RSAD1 gene encoding radical S-adenosyl methionine domain-containing protein 1, mitochondrial isoform X2, which translates to MAARGWWPVAAIAAARPGGGGPGRGSGSGPASEPAPGPVPEPAAPATAALYVHWPYCRKRCSYCNFNKYVVPAVDEAAVRACLVRETRTLLRLSQVQSITSVFFGGGTPSLASPRTIAAVLEAVAGAAHLPDGAEVTLEANPSSAGTPRLAGFRAAGVNRLSIGVQLTLERGTVLAAQVWGGALPTPPQDLLADMYQAACATLVATGFRHYEVSNFARKGALSTHNLSYWRAEQYIGVGPGAHGRFVPWGEGGHSREARVQTLEPDAWMREVRSRGHGTRRRMVLSPLEQLEEVLALGLRTDEGVTQERWGRFSPHLSLEAVFGAPGEAKDLQQQGWLVLDGSGLRCTGEGLGLLDSLLPDLLCQLQHRWALPAAPAHPAQGPAPGCGSGAPRRSPTGDRAGGEAAGLTGVVSGGSGE; encoded by the exons ATGGCGGCGCGGGGGTGGTGGCCGGTGGCGGCGATCGCTgcggcgcggcccggcgggggcggcccgggACGGGGTTCGGGATCGGGTCCTGCCTCGGAACCGGCCCCGGGGCCGGTCCCGGAACCGGCCGCTCCCGCCACCGCCGCGCTCTACGTGCAC TGGCCCTACTGCCGCAAGCGCTGCTCCTACTGCAACTTCAACAAGTACGTGGTGCCGGCGGTGGACGAGGCGGCCGTGCGCGCCTGCCTGGTGCGGGAGACACGCACCCTGCTCCGCCTCAGCCAGGTGCAGAG CATCACCTCCGTCTTCTTTGGCgggggcacccccagcctggccagccCCCGCACCATCGCCGCCGTGCTGGAGGCTGTCGCGGGGGCTGCCCACCTCCCCGACGGCGCCGAGGTCACGCTGGAGGCCAACCCCAGCTCCGCTGGCACACCGCGCCTCGCTGGCTTCAGGGCCGCTGGCGTGAACCGCCTCTCCATCGGTGTTCAG CTGACGCTGGAGCGGGGCACGGTGCTGGCGGCACAGGTCTGGGGGGGGGCCCTGCCCACGCCCCCCCAGGACCTCCTGGCCGACATGTACCAGGCTGCCTGTGCAACGCTGGTGGCCACTGGCTTCCGGCACTACGAGGTCTCCAATTTTGCAAGGAAG GGCGCCCTCAGCACCCACAACCTCTCATACTGGCGGGCTGAGCAGTACATCGGCGTGGGGCCAG GGGCGCACGGGCGGTTTGTGCCGTGGGGCGAGGGTGGCCACAGCCGAGAAGCCCGTGTTCAGACGCTGGAGCCCGATGCCTGGATGCGGGAGGTGCGGAGCCGGGGGCATGGCACCAGGAGACGGATGGTGCTGAGCCCGCTGGAGCA GCTGGAGGAGGTGCTCGCCCTGGGACTGCGCACGGACGAGGGGGTCACGCAGGAG CGCTGGGGGCGCTTCTCCCCTCACCTCAGCCTGGAGGCCGTGTTCGGGGCACCGGGGGAGGCGAAAGATCtacagcagcagggctggctggtcCTGGACGGCAG TGGCCTGCGGTGCACGGGGGAGGGCCTGGGCCTGCTGGACTCCCTGCTGCCCGacctgctctgccagctgcagcaccgCTGGGCCCTGCCAGCCGCCCCGGCGCACCCTGCCCAGGGACCTGCGCCCGGCTGCGGCAGCGGGGCCCCGAGAAGGAGCCCGACGGGGGACAGGGCCGGTGGCGAGGCTGCGGGGCTCACGGGGGTTGTGAGTGGCGGCAGTggggaataa
- the MYCBPAP gene encoding MYCBP-associated protein isoform X1 — protein sequence MPRVSRSQSQLERLADKKEKTHELSSSTIAEEPEPVSCVLQGDDIQALAIKVEDLEKLHAPRLPHDAGRIPVRRKYLVRKYQPKETKKTAHLLVAYPAFPKAPREPLTFSGPGLFGDGCEKILPHHILGSLQEFKMEALARGNNQIADFIEVSHQDITAAALKEEYGEEKKKKVPQSPLAEHKALQNWHRNMAIRKKQERYLGEILQRPENELLMSVSEDYRQIQEERDLIDRSLPALFPGKGYRRGSEFWSQPEHIGDELTGLTMTLTQRERGYPEPVTHVGKPHTVWRETGLKSPKRIPFHLTWDKSLFLKHRRQELKSILEELDFYKPDLDGLEVIGKGQPFTSVSTEPFPHSTTSEESETLSDSVRDYPDAVPEAVLGPSLDFCGQPARWINCTTSCRDEIGIAARLTFETLAGEKAESSLTVSNDGTAAIWYNWMRLPQQIPSRETEGKRMQCFYFDTRPGVILPGETRKFSFLFKSERAGIFSESWEFRTHPLLLGGALLQVTLWGISVYEDKLADLREKLESDLAAQEGATIVEESLKELLVRIRTPERTPSPVGACATEEELFHQKNPKLHYQHRVVKQLHELWRQHMTVPSAFEEKVPSGQKSTVEDVQCLESTSEALPAQSSATEVPAWKNTLKEAPSQMMNVEDEEPGPSGWNLSFDDFKQAIKSIPEEEQREAALAQLNEAALELCVEQRPAQSDLLYQTCLQLWRETIDGLVSHSLKLRSLLGLPEKDTYVDVVPEEAVEVKQPAKGGKEDRITIKKEESRSFGRKDKEGKKRTTKTAGKEVCEHPSSRKLKVRDEKKLKSSTSSQEVKEGAQPMEAVATDGVEPPQEQVDPVLFGTYQEKLYIEVYGLLDSMVSKMVSLFEELKKKGALKWESEALCN from the exons ATGCCACGCGTGTCGAGGAGCCAGTCCCAGCTGGAGAGACTTGCAG acaagaaagaaaagacacatGAACTGTCCTCCTCAACAATTGCAGAAGAGCCTGAGCCTGTTTCATGTGTCCTGCAAGGAGATGACATCCAGGCACTTGCAATTAAGGTGGAGGACCTGGagaaa ctcCATGCTCCACGCCTTCCCCATGATGCTGGGAGAATTCCAGTTAGGAGGAAATACCTCGTTCGAAAATATCAACCCAAAGAGACAAAGAAGACGGCACATCTCCTTGTAGCATATCCTGCTTTCCCAAAGGCACCCAGGGAACCGCTGACTTTTTCTG GACCAGGACTGTTTGGTGATGGCTGTGAAAAGATTCTCCCCCATCATATTTTGGGAAGTCTCCAGGAGTTCAAGATGGAAGCCTTGGCCAGAGGAAACAATCAG aTAGCAGATTTTATTGAGGTTTCTCATCAAGATATTACTGCAGCAGCTTTAAAAGAGGAgtatggagaagagaagaagaaaaaggttccTCAGAGTCCCCTAGCAGAGCACAAAGCTCTTCAGAACTGGCACCGTAATATGGCAATCaggaaaaagcaggagagaTATTTAGGAG AAATTCTTCAGAGGCCAGAGAATGAATTGCTGATGAGCGTCTCGGAGGATTACAGGCAAATCCAGGAAGAACGTGACCTCATTGACCGGAGTCTCCCTGCCCTGTTTCCTGGAAAG GGCTACCGAAGAGGAAGCGAGTTCTGGAGCCAGCCTGAGCATATTGGAGATGAGCTCACTGGCCTGACGATGACGCTGACTCAGAGAGAACGTGGCTACCCAGAGCCAGTCACTCATGTGGGGAAACCCCACACTGTCTGGAGGGAAACGG GTCTGAAGTCTCCAAAGAGGATCCCTTTCCATCTAACCTGGGATAAGAGTCTTTTCCTGAAACATCGACGGCAGGAGCTGAAGTCTATCCTAGAGGAGCTAGATTTTTATAAGCCG GATCTGGATGGACTGGAGGTGATCGGTAAAGGACAGCCTTTCACGTCTGTCTCAACAGAGCCTTTTCCACATTCCACCACTTCTGAAGAGTCTGAGACCCT cagtGACTCCGTAAGGGACTACCCCGATGCGGTTCCAGAAGCAGTACTGGGTCCATCTTTAGATTTCTGTGGCCAGCCTGCTCGTTGGATCAACTGCACCACTTCTTGCAGG GATGAAATTGGCATTGCTGCCCGGCTCACCTTTGAGACTTTGGCTGGTGAGAAAGCTGAAAGCTCCCTGACGGTGAGCAATGATGGCACAGCTGCCATCTGGTATAACTGGATGAGGCTCCCCCAGCAGATCCCCTCCAGAGAAACTGAGGGGAAGAGGATGCAGTGTTTTTACTTTGATACCAGACCAG gTGTAATTTTGCCTGGGGAAACTAggaagttttcctttcttttcaagtcAGAAAGAGCAGGCATTTTCAGCGAGTCCTGGGAATTTAGGACACATCCTCTATTATTAGgaggagctctgctgcaggtGACCCTTTGGGGAATTTCTGTGTACGAGGATAAATTGGCTGACCTCCGAGAGAAACTGGAG AGTGACCTGGCTGCTCAAGAAGGTGCTACGATAGTAGAAGAGAGTCTGAAAGAACTTCTTGTCCGAATTCGCACCCCAGAGCGCACTCCATCTCCTGTGGGTGCCTGTGCAACCGAGGAAGAGTTATTCCACCAGAAGAATCCCAAG TTGCATTATCAGCATCGTGTGGTAAAGCAGCTGCATGAACTATGGAGACAGCACATGACTGTTCCTTCAGCCTTTGAGGAGAAGGTGCCCTCGGGCCAGAAGAGCACTGTGGAGGACGTGCAGTGCCTGGAGAGTACCTCGGAGGCTCTCCCCGCTCAGAGCAGCGCCACAGAGGTGCCAGCTTGGAAGAACACACTCAAGGAGGCTCCAAGTCAAATGATGAATGTGGAGGATGAAGAACCAGGCCCATCAGGGTGGAACCTCTCCTTCGACGACTTTAAGCAG GCTATAAAGTCAATCCCCGAGGAGGAGCAGCGAGAAGCAGCACTGGCCCAGCTCAATGAGGCAGCACTGGAGCTGTGTGTTGAACAGAGGCCGGCTCAGTCAGACCTTTTATATCAAACCTG TCTCCAGCTGTGGCGTGAAACAATTGATGGTCTGGTGAGTCACTCTCTGAAGCTGAGATCCCTGCTTGGCTTGCCTGAGAAGGACACCTATGTAGACGTTGTTCCAGAGGAAGCAG TGGAAGTAAAGCAACctgcaaaaggaggaaaggaagacagaatAACCATTAAGAAAGAAGAGAGTAGGTCATTTGGTCGTAAGGataaagaaggcaaaaaaagaacaacaaagacGGCAGGGAAAGAGGTATGT GAACATCCAAGCAGCAGAAAGTTAAAAGTAAGAGatgagaaaaagctgaaatcttCCACTTCATCGCAGGAGGTGAAAGAGGGAGCACAGCCCATGGAAGCTGTAGCTACAGATGGAGTAGAACCTCCTCAGGAGCAGGTGGACCCTGTTCTGTTTGGGACATACCAGGAAAAACTTTATATTGAA GTTTACGGGCTGCTGGATTCAATGGTGAGCAAAATGGTTTCTTTATTTGaggaactaaagaaaaaaggtgcTCTAAAGTGGGAGAGCGAAGCCCTTTGTAACTAG